In Myxococcus stipitatus, the following are encoded in one genomic region:
- a CDS encoding YihY/virulence factor BrkB family protein, which produces MRLPRLKDLTWREFIRRFVKELQDDTVTDLAAQLSYYLLFSLFPFLFFLVTLVAYLPFAPGAVDAMLDRIRPLVPTQALDVVTQHLTSLVSRPQPKLLTVGLVVALWSASRGVDALRKALNLAYDVPESRPIWKTQGLAMFLTLVGTLLIPLSFAVFLLGGRLGEWLAARMHVQEAFHIVWSWVRWPFTAGMVMLMLSLCYYLLPDVKHRFRYFTPGSVLGTLAWLASTWGFTQYVDHFGRYNVTYGSIGGVVVLMLWLYISGLVFILGGELNAVLDHAKAEGLGQTTPSPPRVSLGAAKRGEASRSKLAFWRWRRRAARGGASEPSGTEAERRPPSSSLH; this is translated from the coding sequence ATGCGGTTGCCGCGGCTCAAGGACCTCACCTGGCGCGAGTTCATCCGTCGCTTCGTGAAGGAGCTCCAGGACGACACCGTCACGGACCTCGCGGCGCAGCTCTCGTACTACCTCCTCTTCTCGCTGTTCCCCTTCCTCTTCTTCCTCGTCACGTTGGTGGCGTACCTGCCGTTCGCTCCCGGGGCGGTGGACGCGATGCTGGACCGCATCCGCCCGCTGGTGCCCACGCAGGCGTTGGATGTGGTGACGCAGCACCTGACGTCGCTCGTATCGAGGCCGCAGCCCAAGCTGCTCACGGTGGGTCTCGTGGTCGCGCTGTGGTCGGCCTCGCGCGGCGTGGATGCCCTGCGCAAGGCGCTCAACCTGGCCTACGACGTGCCCGAGTCCCGGCCCATCTGGAAGACCCAGGGGCTGGCGATGTTCCTGACGCTGGTGGGGACACTGTTGATTCCGCTGTCCTTCGCCGTCTTCCTGTTGGGGGGACGGCTGGGGGAGTGGCTCGCGGCGCGGATGCACGTCCAGGAGGCGTTCCACATCGTCTGGTCCTGGGTGCGCTGGCCCTTCACCGCGGGGATGGTGATGTTGATGTTGTCACTCTGTTACTACTTGCTGCCGGACGTGAAGCATCGTTTCAGGTACTTCACCCCGGGCTCCGTCCTCGGCACATTGGCGTGGCTGGCGAGCACCTGGGGCTTCACGCAGTACGTGGACCACTTCGGCCGATACAACGTCACGTATGGCTCCATCGGCGGCGTGGTGGTGTTGATGTTGTGGCTCTACATCTCCGGGCTCGTGTTCATCCTGGGCGGAGAGCTCAACGCCGTGCTCGACCACGCGAAGGCGGAAGGGCTGGGGCAGACAACGCCGTCACCACCGCGTGTCTCGCTGGGCGCCGCGAAGCGGGGTGAGGCGTCCCGCTCCAAGCTCGCGTTCTGGCGCTGGCGGAGGCGCGCGGCGCGAGGAGGCGCTTCCGAGCCGTCCGGCACGGAGGCGGAGCGGCGGCCTCCTTCGTCCTCGCTGCACTGA
- a CDS encoding S1C family serine protease: MADERETRCLRCGAPDAGNVARCVCGASLLVDVVLKQAVEDERLRFALARAIALLGTPAPAFSEARKALTSAGTPLVQGVFRPFAEKLLAVFAAHDVGAVLRPTEELPATPSPAPSSRGFRLVFVAALLLGGVIAGIWVARSPTFARTASAVTGLGADTTAVEAAKPAQPAPLSTKEIGRLASPSTLSLRCEGKTGSGFFVEPELALTNEHVVCPPGKMMTVVLPDGRQLLGETLKSDADLDIATVRVVGANARPLKLGDVTQLEPGDPLVIIGSPKGLDFTVHEGKVGFVGRHYLGTGYVQVNASVNPGNSGGPLLNGQGEVVGIVSLKIENADGLGLALPIPYASKLISFSPTPEASARWEELLKRVERDEAREMERFKQDTGQPALLPVRSLDGLGLIALLVERFDTPPTSVKRRLELEANGVTCTLDVEFDDWRPLREAMNQERDSRRLRWLVSRGLTDGVHLSGARLPVESCSSLPATGSAWLKVGQGGENPDRVEVPLQEVQAARDIWNRNPAGIKRWEQNRWRQRQENARTREDAERWRSSFTKARARLARFEAERDQLKLEAASGKQVSQRQREVDAEVRLASEQLADLERHATQQQVPQAWRQ; this comes from the coding sequence ATGGCGGATGAGCGCGAGACGAGGTGCCTGCGGTGTGGTGCACCCGATGCTGGGAATGTGGCGAGGTGTGTCTGTGGCGCAAGCCTCCTGGTCGACGTGGTGCTGAAGCAGGCCGTTGAGGATGAGCGACTGCGCTTCGCGCTCGCCCGCGCCATCGCCCTGCTCGGAACTCCCGCGCCCGCGTTCTCCGAGGCGCGCAAGGCGCTGACCTCGGCCGGAACGCCCCTGGTCCAAGGGGTCTTCCGACCCTTCGCCGAAAAGCTCCTCGCCGTGTTCGCCGCCCACGACGTGGGCGCGGTCCTCCGCCCCACCGAGGAGCTTCCGGCCACCCCGTCTCCGGCGCCCTCGTCGCGAGGGTTCCGACTGGTCTTCGTGGCCGCCCTCCTGCTGGGCGGAGTCATCGCGGGCATCTGGGTGGCCCGCTCGCCCACGTTCGCCAGGACGGCCTCGGCGGTCACGGGACTCGGGGCCGACACCACCGCGGTGGAGGCCGCGAAGCCCGCGCAGCCCGCGCCGCTCTCCACGAAGGAGATTGGCCGCCTCGCCTCTCCCAGCACCCTGAGCCTGAGGTGTGAGGGGAAGACGGGCTCCGGCTTCTTCGTGGAGCCCGAGCTCGCGCTGACCAACGAGCACGTGGTGTGTCCGCCCGGCAAGATGATGACGGTGGTGCTCCCGGATGGACGCCAGTTGCTCGGCGAGACGCTGAAGAGCGACGCGGACCTGGACATCGCCACCGTCCGCGTCGTGGGCGCCAACGCGCGCCCCTTGAAGCTGGGGGACGTCACGCAGCTGGAACCCGGCGACCCGTTGGTCATCATCGGCAGCCCCAAGGGGCTGGACTTCACCGTCCACGAGGGGAAGGTGGGCTTCGTGGGCCGGCACTACCTGGGCACGGGCTATGTGCAGGTCAACGCCTCGGTCAACCCCGGCAACAGCGGCGGCCCCCTGCTGAACGGACAGGGCGAGGTCGTGGGCATCGTCTCGCTCAAAATCGAGAACGCCGACGGACTGGGGCTGGCGCTGCCCATCCCCTATGCCAGCAAGCTCATCTCCTTCTCCCCCACCCCCGAAGCCAGCGCGCGGTGGGAGGAGTTGCTCAAGCGCGTGGAGCGGGACGAGGCGCGGGAGATGGAGCGCTTCAAGCAGGACACGGGGCAGCCCGCGCTCCTCCCCGTGCGCAGCCTCGATGGACTGGGCCTCATCGCCTTGCTCGTCGAGCGCTTCGACACTCCACCCACGAGCGTGAAGCGCCGCCTGGAGCTGGAGGCGAACGGCGTGACGTGTACGCTCGACGTGGAGTTCGACGACTGGCGTCCCTTGCGCGAGGCCATGAACCAGGAGCGCGACTCGCGCCGCCTGCGCTGGCTCGTCTCCCGAGGACTCACCGACGGCGTCCACCTGAGCGGCGCGCGCCTGCCCGTCGAGAGCTGCTCGTCGCTGCCCGCGACGGGGAGCGCGTGGCTGAAGGTGGGCCAGGGCGGAGAGAACCCCGACCGGGTGGAGGTCCCGCTCCAGGAGGTCCAGGCCGCGCGTGACATCTGGAACCGCAATCCCGCGGGCATCAAGCGGTGGGAGCAGAACCGCTGGAGGCAGCGGCAGGAGAACGCGCGCACCCGCGAGGACGCGGAGCGATGGCGCTCGTCGTTCACCAAGGCTCGCGCGCGGCTCGCGCGTTTCGAGGCGGAGCGAGACCAGCTGAAGCTGGAGGCGGCCTCCGGCAAGCAGGTATCGCAACGCCAGCGTGAGGTGGACGCGGAGGTGAGGCTCGCGAGCGAACAACTCGCGGACCTGGAACGCCACGCCACCCAGCAGCAGGTCCCCCAGGCCTGGCGTCAGTAG
- a CDS encoding ATP-grasp domain-containing protein, giving the protein MFRAGEDLLQVEECLWVLTAPTGKGIYDFGFDRFFACRRPYQLPESLQVVARVGVWNDYEVRYRELAAEGLKLVHSPEQHLLATELPHWYPQLTDLTPRSVWFDARPDAKTVESELGWPVFVKGERQTSRHRKSLSIIEGPEQFEVAMAAYAQDPILHWQRVVCRELRALRRVEEGAPDRIPSSFEFRTFWWRGELVGWGPYWWQGTPYTMTQTEQREALGLGREVARRVDVPFLVVDVAQEVSGRWIVIECNDGQESGYAGVSPFALWRNILDLERARSR; this is encoded by the coding sequence ATGTTTCGTGCGGGAGAGGATTTGTTGCAGGTGGAGGAGTGTCTGTGGGTGCTGACGGCACCCACGGGCAAGGGCATCTACGACTTCGGCTTCGACCGGTTCTTCGCCTGCCGCCGCCCGTATCAGCTCCCCGAGTCGCTCCAGGTGGTAGCGCGTGTCGGCGTGTGGAACGACTACGAGGTGCGCTACCGCGAGCTGGCGGCGGAGGGCCTGAAGCTGGTGCATTCACCGGAGCAGCACCTCCTGGCCACGGAGCTTCCGCACTGGTACCCCCAGCTCACGGACCTCACGCCCCGAAGCGTCTGGTTCGATGCGCGGCCCGACGCGAAGACGGTGGAGTCCGAGCTGGGCTGGCCCGTCTTCGTGAAGGGCGAGCGGCAGACCAGCCGCCACCGCAAGTCACTCTCCATCATCGAGGGGCCCGAGCAGTTCGAGGTCGCGATGGCGGCCTACGCGCAGGACCCGATTCTTCACTGGCAACGTGTGGTGTGCCGCGAACTGCGAGCCCTGCGCCGGGTGGAGGAAGGAGCGCCGGACCGCATCCCCAGCTCGTTCGAGTTCCGCACCTTCTGGTGGCGCGGAGAGCTGGTGGGCTGGGGCCCTTACTGGTGGCAGGGGACGCCGTACACGATGACGCAGACCGAGCAGCGTGAGGCGCTCGGTCTGGGGCGCGAGGTGGCGCGCAGGGTCGACGTCCCGTTCCTCGTGGTGGACGTGGCGCAGGAGGTCTCCGGCCGCTGGATTGTCATCGAGTGCAATGACGGCCAGGAGAGTGGTTACGCGGGGGTCTCGCCGTTCGCGCTGTGGAGGAACATCCTGGACCTGGAGCGGGCGCGCTCCAGGTGA
- a CDS encoding Ku protein, producing the protein MSRPVWVGSLSFGLVTLPVRLHGAVVSRQPRFHLLHDADGARIQNKRVCSADGEEVSLEHVVRGYTLPDGRQVTVTSGEVEALDPEASRVIALEEFVDPAQVDSLLWDTSYHLVPGKGSEHAHAVVAEALRESGRVGVGRLVLHQKGHLCLVRPHGQGLVLTTLHAMDEVVPREALSAQTLEGTPLDAGELDAALRLIASRSVDFEPGRHPDVHREQVRAFLERRARAQPRAQGTPRMRVVAAEALLGVLEKGLEALRSGPSPSPSEGSLRLRPRRAAREAREVKRAEDTPTPPSRERSEDEDGEEPSSS; encoded by the coding sequence ATGTCGCGTCCAGTCTGGGTCGGGTCGCTGAGCTTCGGGCTGGTGACGCTGCCGGTGCGCCTCCATGGCGCCGTGGTCTCCCGCCAGCCGCGATTCCATCTGCTCCACGACGCGGACGGCGCTCGCATCCAGAACAAGCGGGTGTGCTCGGCGGATGGCGAAGAGGTCTCGCTGGAGCACGTGGTGCGGGGCTACACGCTGCCCGACGGCCGGCAGGTCACCGTGACGAGCGGAGAGGTGGAGGCGCTGGACCCCGAGGCCAGCCGGGTCATCGCGCTCGAGGAGTTCGTGGACCCGGCGCAGGTGGACTCGCTGTTGTGGGACACGTCCTACCACCTGGTCCCCGGGAAGGGCTCGGAGCACGCCCACGCGGTGGTGGCGGAGGCGCTCCGCGAGTCGGGCCGGGTGGGCGTCGGGCGGCTGGTGCTGCATCAGAAAGGGCACCTGTGTCTGGTGCGGCCCCATGGACAGGGGCTCGTGCTGACCACCCTCCACGCCATGGATGAAGTGGTGCCTCGCGAGGCACTCTCCGCGCAGACCCTGGAGGGGACACCCCTCGACGCCGGGGAACTGGATGCCGCGCTGCGCCTCATCGCGTCGCGCTCCGTCGACTTCGAACCCGGCCGTCATCCGGATGTCCACCGCGAGCAGGTGAGGGCCTTCCTCGAGCGGCGGGCCCGCGCCCAGCCTCGTGCCCAGGGGACTCCGCGCATGCGTGTGGTCGCGGCGGAGGCGCTGCTGGGGGTGCTCGAGAAGGGACTGGAGGCGCTGCGCTCGGGGCCGTCGCCTTCGCCCTCGGAAGGGTCCTTGCGGCTGCGTCCCAGGAGGGCGGCTCGCGAGGCGCGTGAGGTGAAGCGCGCCGAGGACACACCCACGCCGCCGTCCCGGGAACGGTCAGAAGATGAGGACGGAGAGGAGCCCTCCTCGTCCTGA
- a CDS encoding M48 family metallopeptidase, producing MQRILSAVWALTLLMGVTTGCTQQRVQAEKALAKTFVTDEQEEEIGKQVKQELEQKEKVKYVQDPAVVEYVRNLSDPIIRQANKDRPGVKWKINVIDDPKTVNAFATPGGYLYVYTGLILASDTEAELAGVMAHEAGHVVGRHSARAMVNQMGLQTVTQLALGQNPGAAAQLAAQFVGGGAMLAHSRSEETEADEYGARYSSGAGYDPRGLIAFFEKLQAMQGQSPGIMKWLSTHPTNKDRISHLQQFISQKNLRGSNNSPGQLPAIKQKLGGR from the coding sequence ATGCAGCGGATTCTCTCGGCGGTTTGGGCCCTCACCCTCCTCATGGGTGTGACGACGGGCTGCACCCAGCAGCGCGTCCAGGCGGAGAAGGCTCTCGCGAAGACGTTCGTCACGGATGAGCAGGAGGAGGAGATCGGCAAGCAGGTGAAGCAGGAGCTGGAGCAGAAGGAGAAGGTCAAGTACGTGCAGGACCCGGCGGTCGTCGAGTACGTGCGCAACCTCTCCGACCCCATCATCCGGCAGGCCAACAAGGACCGGCCCGGGGTGAAGTGGAAGATCAACGTCATCGACGACCCGAAGACGGTGAACGCGTTCGCCACGCCGGGTGGCTACCTGTACGTGTACACGGGCCTCATCCTGGCGTCGGACACGGAGGCGGAGCTGGCGGGTGTCATGGCGCACGAGGCGGGTCACGTCGTCGGCCGTCACTCGGCGCGGGCCATGGTGAACCAGATGGGCCTGCAGACCGTCACGCAGCTGGCGCTGGGACAGAACCCGGGCGCGGCCGCGCAGCTCGCCGCCCAGTTCGTGGGAGGCGGCGCGATGCTGGCGCACAGCCGCAGCGAGGAGACCGAGGCGGACGAGTACGGCGCCCGCTATTCCTCCGGCGCGGGCTATGACCCTCGGGGCCTCATCGCCTTCTTCGAGAAGCTCCAGGCGATGCAGGGTCAGTCGCCGGGCATCATGAAGTGGCTCAGCACCCACCCCACCAACAAGGACCGCATCTCGCACCTCCAGCAGTTCATCTCCCAGAAGAACCTGCGCGGCTCGAACAACAGCCCGGGACAATTGCCGGCCATCAAGCAGAAGCTGGGCGGGCGCTGA
- a CDS encoding MTAP family purine nucleoside phosphorylase, whose product MAVRVGIIGSHGLEQFLGLSGRLESHTLETPFGPHAGPLLSGELDGVSVVYVPRHGQGHLFNATRAPYRANVFALKQLGVTHVLATSTVGSLQEYLPPLQLVLPDQVIDRTYRRPCTFYDDIAVHVEMGFPFCGTLRQVLSNTAAASGTVVPSQATYVCVEGPSLSTRAESLLYRAWGADLVGMTAMPEARLSREAELHYAVVALPTDYDSWQAQPPGQDDEGLLSRLSHNIQNVTAKGAALIRRALPRIAEAPSACRCDSALAMALWTERTRIPDEVRSRLRPLLGRYLPPNVV is encoded by the coding sequence ATGGCTGTCAGGGTGGGCATCATCGGGAGCCATGGGCTGGAGCAATTCCTGGGGCTCTCGGGTCGGTTGGAATCGCACACCCTCGAAACCCCCTTCGGTCCTCATGCGGGGCCGCTGCTCTCGGGTGAACTGGACGGTGTCTCCGTCGTCTACGTTCCCCGCCACGGACAGGGCCACCTCTTCAACGCCACGCGCGCGCCCTACCGCGCCAACGTCTTCGCGCTGAAGCAGTTGGGCGTGACTCACGTGCTCGCCACGAGCACGGTGGGCAGCCTCCAGGAGTACCTGCCGCCGCTCCAGCTCGTCCTCCCGGACCAGGTCATCGACCGCACCTACCGGCGGCCCTGCACCTTCTACGACGACATCGCGGTCCACGTGGAGATGGGCTTCCCCTTCTGCGGCACGCTCCGCCAGGTCCTCTCCAACACGGCGGCCGCCAGTGGAACCGTCGTGCCCTCGCAGGCGACCTATGTCTGCGTGGAGGGCCCTTCGCTCAGCACCCGCGCGGAGAGCCTGCTGTATCGCGCGTGGGGCGCGGACCTGGTGGGGATGACGGCGATGCCCGAGGCGCGTCTCTCGCGCGAGGCGGAGCTGCACTACGCCGTGGTGGCGCTGCCCACGGACTACGACTCGTGGCAGGCCCAGCCTCCGGGACAGGACGACGAGGGCCTGTTGTCGCGGCTGTCACACAACATCCAGAACGTCACCGCCAAGGGCGCCGCGCTCATCCGCCGCGCGCTGCCTCGAATCGCGGAGGCCCCGTCGGCCTGCCGCTGTGACTCCGCGCTGGCCATGGCGCTGTGGACCGAGCGCACCCGCATCCCCGACGAGGTGCGCTCCCGCTTGCGTCCGCTGCTGGGCAGATACCTGCCGCCCAACGTCGTCTAG